The Candidatus Margulisiibacteriota bacterium genome has a window encoding:
- the mfd gene encoding transcription-repair coupling factor yields the protein MQLKIKQTITFEVLIKELEILGYHRVPLVLNPGDYSVRGSIIDIFPANQNLPLRLEFFDEVIEDIRAFEPSTQKSISKIRDTAIEHVTEDQPYKPHTIPHEILFDLNIGDFVVHVNHGIGIYQGLERLKIHEFEAEYAVVVYQENDKIFIPIEQLTRIYKYTGGVTPVVNSLRDNKWHQTKNKVKKAVKNVARDLFYLYKSRKIKNGFNFFEDTEYDLELEKSFPFKETEDQKKAIDDVKRDMESLKAMDRLICGDVGFGKTEVVIRAAFKAVMSHKQVAILTPTTLLSKQHFKVFTDRLTRFGVSVEYLNRFKTRKQQKQIIDNLNKGTVDIVIGTHRILQKDIVFKDLGLLIIDEEQRFGVMHKERIKQLRANIDVLTVSATPLPRTLYLSISGIRDISVINTPPLKRLPIITEVHVFDIEFIKSKIQFEIKRGGQVFFLHNRVYDIIHLQNRLAHVLPGVGIRVGHGQMHARELEDIMVDFYDNKFQVLLSTTIIENGLDIPNVHTIFINNADKFGLAQLHQLRGRVGRDDTQSYAHLLYKDEAVLTTEVQSRFEALINYSTLGSGYDIALRDLELRGIGNILGVEQSGYMEAVGFELYMHLLNEAIAREKGESPGSERVIPLSVKTQAYIPEEYIPDMNIRLSLYKRMAEFKTVEDVKAFTREFLDRFGPLPENLQDMLFIISRELGKKERES from the coding sequence ATGCAGTTAAAAATAAAACAGACAATTACTTTTGAGGTCCTGATAAAAGAGCTGGAAATTCTTGGCTATCACAGGGTCCCTTTAGTTCTCAATCCTGGCGATTACTCAGTTAGAGGAAGCATTATAGATATTTTCCCGGCCAATCAAAATTTACCCCTAAGACTGGAATTTTTTGATGAGGTTATCGAAGATATTCGTGCGTTTGAGCCAAGTACGCAAAAATCTATCAGTAAAATCAGAGACACCGCGATTGAACATGTTACGGAAGATCAACCCTATAAGCCGCATACAATACCTCATGAAATATTGTTTGACCTGAATATCGGCGATTTTGTGGTCCACGTTAATCATGGGATTGGAATATATCAGGGATTGGAACGTTTGAAGATTCATGAGTTTGAAGCCGAATATGCCGTGGTAGTGTATCAGGAAAATGACAAAATTTTTATTCCCATTGAGCAGCTTACCCGTATTTATAAATATACGGGCGGTGTCACCCCGGTTGTTAATTCACTAAGAGACAACAAATGGCATCAGACAAAAAATAAGGTTAAAAAAGCTGTAAAAAATGTAGCCAGAGATTTATTTTATTTATATAAATCCAGAAAAATAAAAAATGGGTTTAATTTTTTTGAAGACACAGAATATGATTTGGAATTGGAAAAGAGTTTTCCTTTTAAAGAGACCGAAGACCAGAAAAAAGCCATTGATGATGTAAAGCGGGATATGGAATCCTTGAAAGCCATGGACAGGCTTATTTGCGGCGATGTAGGTTTCGGCAAGACCGAAGTAGTGATCAGGGCAGCCTTTAAAGCTGTAATGAGCCATAAACAGGTTGCCATCCTTACTCCGACCACTTTGCTGTCCAAACAACACTTCAAGGTTTTTACCGACCGTTTAACACGTTTCGGGGTTAGTGTGGAGTATTTAAACAGGTTTAAAACCAGAAAACAACAAAAGCAGATAATAGACAATTTGAATAAAGGAACTGTTGATATTGTCATCGGCACTCATAGAATATTACAAAAAGACATCGTCTTTAAAGACCTGGGACTTTTAATTATTGATGAGGAACAGCGGTTCGGAGTAATGCATAAAGAAAGAATCAAACAACTTCGGGCCAATATTGACGTACTTACAGTCTCTGCTACTCCTTTACCGCGAACATTATATTTATCCATTTCAGGTATTCGTGATATTAGTGTAATCAACACTCCTCCCTTAAAACGTCTACCGATAATCACTGAAGTGCATGTTTTTGATATTGAATTTATAAAAAGCAAAATTCAATTTGAAATCAAAAGGGGAGGCCAGGTTTTCTTTTTGCATAACCGGGTTTATGATATTATTCATCTGCAAAACAGACTGGCACATGTCCTGCCTGGTGTTGGAATAAGAGTTGGGCATGGTCAAATGCATGCCAGAGAACTGGAAGATATTATGGTGGATTTTTATGACAACAAGTTTCAGGTACTTTTATCAACAACAATCATTGAAAATGGTCTGGATATTCCCAATGTGCATACGATTTTTATTAATAATGCCGACAAATTCGGTCTGGCACAGTTGCATCAGTTAAGGGGAAGGGTGGGCAGAGACGATACTCAGTCTTATGCTCATTTGCTTTATAAAGACGAAGCAGTTCTAACCACGGAGGTTCAAAGCCGTTTTGAGGCTCTGATTAATTATTCAACACTCGGGTCAGGCTATGATATCGCGCTTAGAGACTTGGAACTGCGTGGCATAGGGAATATTCTGGGCGTTGAGCAAAGTGGTTACATGGAAGCAGTAGGATTTGAACTTTATATGCATTTATTAAACGAAGCCATAGCCAGGGAGAAAGGAGAAAGCCCGGGAAGTGAGCGGGTTATTCCTTTGTCCGTAAAAACTCAGGCATATATACCGGAGGAATATATTCCGGATATGAATATCCGTTTATCTTTATATAAACGTATGGCAGAGTTTAAAACCGTAGAGGATGTTAAAGCTTTTACCCGGGAATTTCTTGACAGGTTCGGACCGCTGCCTGAAAATTTGCAGGATATGCTTTTCATTATTTCCCGGGAATTGGGAAAAAAAGAACGCGAGTCTTAA
- a CDS encoding response regulator — MKVMVVDDEVVSRKKLAKIVEELGIIHEFDRGDVALVAFEKALKEKQPYQLITLDISMPDMDGLDVLNRIRQLEVDYKVAPDKQTKVVMVTSHDERDSILAALSEKCSDYIVKPFNKEFIMERFRRIGVI, encoded by the coding sequence ATGAAAGTAATGGTAGTGGATGATGAAGTAGTAAGCCGCAAAAAGCTGGCCAAGATTGTCGAAGAACTGGGTATAATTCATGAGTTTGATCGTGGCGATGTTGCCCTTGTTGCCTTTGAAAAGGCTTTGAAAGAAAAACAACCATATCAGTTGATAACATTGGATATTTCCATGCCAGATATGGACGGCCTTGATGTGTTGAACAGGATACGTCAGCTGGAGGTAGACTATAAAGTTGCTCCTGATAAACAGACTAAAGTAGTAATGGTTACTTCTCATGACGAACGAGACAGCATATTGGCAGCGCTGTCTGAAAAGTGTTCAGACTATATAGTAAAACCTTTTAATAAAGAATTTATTATGGAACGTTTCAGAAGAATCGGCGTCATCTAA
- a CDS encoding response regulator produces MTNSEILTLLNETFTLAECATDETLFPIICRQLRKFVKACFTIIAVRDKGNFFTIKNQDREPWFDAPENFNSFLLTETSIEDLQNNRIKMCDSQDEVITCLIPPELINSNKNSGNDQYYRFSFVIEGNIYAVATVCFEQGNTIPDIFMVKSFLNLTGLFIQRLSEKTKLIKNEEKYRYVVETIKDVIITVTPEGIIEYCSSSMREFGGYISEEEIGQPVSKYFANKLELFMMLGLLKKTNMDQQSSTIEFLFQAKSKEPFYVEVNTQPIVKDNKIISIQCMLRDTSERRKAEEALIRSEVKYRSLIENIVVGIFRISLEADKQNLQLNSAMVKLFGYDSLKEMAEIPLTSHFINDSERQAFINEIKDKGNVKDKVLYLRKKDSTPFWVSCSAKVSYDENNEIKWIDGVMQDNTERMNAMVALKESEEKFRAITSSAKDAIIIIDPEEKIEYWNDAAEKMFGYKEKEMIGQSLHKILLLDDMHKNYLATFLGDGVSSDHYSEGKTFEVLASRADSHLLPVEISLSLANIKDKKHGAGFIRDISERKRVEAEIKQHKDHLEDLVVARTTALLEMNEQLTASKEKAETASTAKSEFLANMSHEIRTPINGIIGLSGLLLDSNLSEEQLDQVQMISFSADSLLNLINDILDFSKIEAGQMNLENIAYDLRFIIEFTIESLKYLAKEKNLSLTFNIDENIPKYLISDPERLKQIILNLCYNAIKFTETGGVVLNCQVEDRPSPDEIMLHFSISDTGIGIAPDKTELIFESFRQSDSSVTRKYGGTGLGLTICQRLTQIMGGNIWVESTLGVGSTFHFTIKCRVPDEEQMKQIDAEKNKSADSTVMNKKIHILLVEDHPINQKMGMKMLEKNGYLVSLAPNGVEAVDLCREKNYDIVLMDVQMPVMDGVKATQIIREYEKQTGQHVPIIAVTANAMKGDREKYLEAGMDDYIAKPIRREDLYRIIDRYVHKTDIHQDNKLQILVAENFEPDQEAVKSALSSEACELFLVDNGITALESLNAKKYDLVLMDTDMPGMDGFTATTQIREKNKDIPVLCLMYQPDDNLKKRCQESGMNGYVEKPIQKDALIAEINKYVKLNSTGQENSKPEKTDADKLTLDYEKALSEFDNDKEFLIDLIKNFIEITYQQADKIKVGLDTNNYQLIKENAHSIKGGAANLCATNLSKAAANLEQMAKNSKIENGLENFHNLVQYIKELGNYYKRVIN; encoded by the coding sequence ATGACAAATTCTGAAATTCTTACTTTACTTAACGAGACTTTTACTTTAGCTGAATGTGCCACGGATGAAACCCTATTCCCGATCATTTGCAGACAGCTACGTAAATTTGTAAAAGCGTGTTTCACAATAATTGCTGTAAGAGATAAGGGGAATTTTTTTACTATAAAAAACCAGGATAGGGAACCCTGGTTTGATGCTCCCGAAAATTTTAATTCTTTTTTGCTAACGGAAACAAGCATTGAGGATTTACAAAATAACAGAATTAAGATGTGTGATAGTCAGGACGAGGTAATTACCTGTTTGATACCACCTGAACTTATAAACTCAAATAAAAACAGTGGAAATGATCAATACTACCGGTTTTCGTTTGTAATTGAGGGTAATATTTACGCGGTAGCGACAGTTTGTTTTGAACAAGGCAATACAATTCCAGATATTTTTATGGTAAAAAGTTTTCTAAATCTTACTGGTTTGTTTATTCAAAGACTTAGTGAAAAAACAAAATTAATTAAAAATGAAGAAAAGTACCGTTATGTTGTAGAAACTATAAAAGATGTAATAATTACGGTTACTCCGGAAGGAATAATTGAATACTGCAGCTCTTCAATGAGAGAGTTCGGGGGGTATATATCCGAAGAAGAAATAGGGCAGCCTGTTTCCAAATATTTCGCTAATAAACTGGAACTTTTTATGATGCTTGGTTTATTAAAAAAAACAAACATGGACCAGCAGTCATCCACGATTGAATTTCTTTTTCAGGCCAAAAGCAAAGAACCGTTTTATGTGGAAGTAAACACGCAACCCATAGTTAAGGATAATAAAATTATTAGTATTCAATGTATGCTGCGAGATACCAGCGAACGCAGAAAAGCAGAAGAAGCCCTGATCAGAAGCGAAGTAAAATATCGTTCGCTGATTGAAAATATTGTTGTGGGAATTTTCAGGATTTCTTTAGAAGCGGATAAACAAAACCTGCAGTTGAATTCTGCCATGGTTAAATTGTTCGGTTATGATTCACTAAAAGAAATGGCGGAAATACCTCTAACCAGTCATTTTATTAATGATAGTGAAAGGCAGGCTTTTATTAATGAAATAAAAGATAAAGGTAATGTTAAAGATAAAGTACTGTATTTGAGAAAGAAGGACTCCACACCGTTTTGGGTCTCCTGTTCAGCCAAGGTAAGTTATGACGAGAATAATGAAATAAAATGGATAGATGGTGTAATGCAGGATAATACGGAACGTATGAATGCAATGGTTGCTTTAAAAGAAAGCGAAGAGAAATTTAGAGCTATAACCTCATCAGCCAAGGATGCGATCATTATTATTGATCCTGAAGAAAAGATTGAATACTGGAATGATGCCGCAGAAAAAATGTTCGGCTATAAAGAAAAAGAAATGATCGGCCAGAGTTTACATAAAATTCTTTTATTGGATGATATGCACAAAAATTATCTTGCCACTTTTTTGGGTGACGGAGTTTCGTCGGATCATTACTCTGAAGGCAAGACTTTCGAAGTGCTGGCCTCCAGAGCAGACAGCCATTTGTTACCTGTTGAGATTTCGTTGTCTTTGGCTAATATCAAGGACAAAAAACATGGCGCCGGGTTTATAAGGGATATAAGTGAAAGAAAACGTGTTGAAGCGGAAATAAAACAGCACAAAGATCATTTGGAAGACCTAGTGGTAGCCAGAACCACAGCTCTACTGGAAATGAACGAGCAGCTCACCGCGTCCAAAGAAAAAGCCGAAACCGCCAGTACGGCCAAGAGCGAATTTTTAGCAAACATGTCACACGAGATAAGAACTCCTATTAATGGAATTATCGGTTTGTCCGGTTTGCTTCTGGATTCAAATTTATCCGAAGAACAGTTGGATCAGGTTCAGATGATAAGTTTTTCAGCGGATTCCCTACTGAATTTGATTAATGATATTTTGGATTTTTCCAAAATCGAAGCCGGTCAGATGAACCTGGAAAACATTGCTTACGATTTGCGGTTCATCATTGAATTCACTATTGAGTCTTTAAAATATTTGGCCAAGGAAAAGAATTTATCCTTAACCTTCAATATAGACGAAAATATTCCCAAATATCTGATTAGTGATCCTGAACGTTTAAAACAAATTATTTTAAATTTGTGCTATAACGCTATAAAATTCACTGAAACAGGTGGAGTTGTTCTTAATTGTCAGGTAGAGGACAGGCCCTCTCCGGATGAGATTATGCTCCATTTTTCCATATCCGACACCGGAATAGGTATAGCTCCTGACAAGACAGAATTGATATTTGAAAGTTTCAGGCAATCGGATAGTTCCGTAACAAGAAAATATGGCGGGACAGGTCTGGGCCTTACAATTTGTCAGCGTCTTACTCAAATTATGGGCGGAAATATTTGGGTAGAAAGCACCCTTGGTGTGGGCAGTACCTTCCATTTTACTATAAAGTGCCGCGTCCCTGATGAGGAACAAATGAAACAAATTGATGCCGAAAAAAACAAATCAGCCGATAGTACTGTCATGAATAAAAAAATCCACATTTTATTAGTTGAAGACCATCCGATAAATCAGAAAATGGGCATGAAAATGCTGGAAAAGAACGGATATCTGGTTTCTCTGGCCCCTAATGGTGTGGAAGCCGTAGATCTTTGCAGAGAAAAGAATTATGACATAGTCCTTATGGATGTGCAGATGCCTGTCATGGATGGTGTCAAAGCCACACAGATAATCCGGGAATATGAGAAACAAACCGGACAGCATGTGCCTATTATTGCCGTAACAGCTAATGCCATGAAGGGTGACAGGGAAAAATATCTGGAAGCGGGCATGGACGATTATATTGCCAAACCTATACGTCGGGAAGATCTCTATCGTATAATTGATCGCTATGTGCATAAAACAGATATACATCAGGACAATAAATTGCAAATTCTGGTAGCTGAAAATTTTGAGCCGGACCAGGAAGCAGTCAAATCTGCTTTATCTTCAGAAGCTTGTGAATTGTTCCTGGTAGATAATGGGATAACTGCTCTGGAATCGTTAAATGCTAAAAAATATGATCTGGTACTAATGGATACGGACATGCCGGGTATGGACGGATTTACTGCAACAACTCAGATCAGGGAGAAGAATAAAGATATTCCTGTTTTGTGCCTGATGTACCAACCTGATGATAATTTGAAAAAGCGGTGTCAGGAATCCGGCATGAACGGCTATGTGGAAAAACCTATACAAAAAGACGCTCTTATAGCAGAGATAAATAAATACGTTAAACTTAACTCTACCGGCCAGGAAAACTCTAAACCTGAGAAAACAGACGCTGATAAACTAACCCTGGATTATGAAAAAGCTTTAAGTGAATTTGATAACGATAAAGAGTTTTTAATAGATCTGATAAAAAATTTTATTGAGATTACCTATCAGCAAGCCGATAAAATCAAGGTTGGACTGGACACCAATAATTATCAGTTGATAAAGGAAAATGCCCATTCGATAAAAGGCGGGGCAGCGAACTTGTGTGCTACGAACCTGTCCAAAGCAGCTGCCAATCTGGAACAAATGGCAAAAAACAGTAAAATAGAAAATGGCTTGGAAAATTTTCATAATCTTGTACAATATATAAAAGAGTTGGGAAATTATTATAAAAGGGTGATTAATTAA